One Lacipirellulaceae bacterium DNA window includes the following coding sequences:
- a CDS encoding polysaccharide biosynthesis/export family protein, translated as MLNLSRMASTGNGGSLIAAGDLLSVTVSTGRTGERPAPTLARVDDSGNVDVPLVGPVQVAGLEPPAASQVVSSAAVERGIYRQPHISVEMKTKAVNKITVIGAIKKSGLHELPRDSSDLLAALTAAGGLAEDASTMVDIMQQPPKLAEASSNPSDVQLAGYRDGQTAEGVEPAGFLRNRQRRGYAGPRSMRIDLEQLSQQGGVAQPLSDGDVVMVLPKEKRVVHISGLVKKPNQFELPPNQDVYLLDAVAMAGGISSPVANKVLVIRRLPNQTEPVVIQASLARAKTDGAENLRLAPGDMVSVERTPATIVVDTIGKFFRVAVSGSTALF; from the coding sequence ATGCTCAACCTCTCAAGGATGGCGAGCACCGGCAACGGTGGATCGTTAATCGCCGCGGGGGATCTTCTCTCAGTGACGGTTTCCACCGGACGAACCGGAGAGCGACCAGCTCCAACGTTGGCTCGTGTCGATGATTCCGGAAATGTCGATGTCCCTTTGGTTGGCCCAGTGCAGGTAGCCGGGCTCGAACCACCAGCCGCTAGCCAAGTCGTTTCCAGTGCTGCTGTTGAGCGTGGAATTTACCGGCAGCCGCACATTTCCGTGGAAATGAAAACCAAGGCGGTCAACAAAATCACTGTCATCGGGGCTATCAAAAAATCGGGGCTACATGAACTTCCACGCGACTCAAGTGACCTGCTAGCCGCACTCACCGCTGCCGGTGGTCTGGCCGAGGACGCCAGCACGATGGTCGACATCATGCAGCAACCACCAAAGCTCGCCGAAGCAAGCAGCAACCCTTCAGATGTTCAACTCGCAGGGTACCGCGATGGCCAGACGGCTGAAGGAGTCGAACCTGCAGGCTTCCTGAGAAACAGGCAGCGCCGAGGGTACGCTGGCCCCAGAAGCATGCGTATCGATCTGGAACAGCTGAGTCAGCAAGGCGGAGTGGCACAACCCCTGTCTGATGGCGATGTCGTGATGGTGTTGCCCAAGGAAAAACGTGTCGTTCACATCTCCGGCCTTGTAAAGAAACCGAACCAATTCGAGTTGCCACCTAACCAAGACGTTTATTTGCTTGACGCCGTGGCCATGGCCGGAGGGATCAGCTCACCGGTGGCCAATAAAGTGTTGGTCATTCGGCGTTTGCCAAATCAAACCGAGCCCGTCGTCATTCAGGCGAGCCTAGCTCGGGCGAAAACTGACGGTGCTGAGAATCTTCGCCTAGCCCCCGGCGATATGGTTTCCGTGGAACGAACGCCCGCCACAATCGTGGTGGATACGATCGGCAAGTTCTTCCGTGTCGCAGTCAGCGGCTCGACGGCGCTTTTCTAG
- a CDS encoding class I SAM-dependent methyltransferase has translation MQSATSRSREDLIATLREIDRTGDDTWLANVEDRKAEEARFHDEKVDRHGKDRDAEDLQEKSRGNKRFYSTVEKSKQHTLQWISSHSPGKVVLDYACGQGSLAMHAARSGADLAIGLDISRTSILNARSDAKADGLEGNTFFLQGDCEATGLPDDSVDVMICSGMLHHLNVEEAFPEMCRVLKPGGVCLAIEALDYNPIVKAYRLLTPGLRTEWEKHHILSHDELQLSEHYFDVKNVRYWHLASIAASVLRKTPLFRPALSIGNAIDAVILRIPLIRRMAWQFSFELHKPAVSQSKQRPTQPSSRQAA, from the coding sequence GTGCAAAGTGCAACGAGTCGATCTCGAGAAGACCTGATAGCCACGTTGCGAGAAATCGATCGCACGGGCGACGATACCTGGCTCGCAAACGTCGAAGACCGCAAAGCAGAAGAAGCGCGCTTTCATGATGAGAAGGTCGACCGTCACGGCAAAGATCGCGACGCGGAAGACCTGCAAGAGAAGAGCCGTGGCAACAAGCGGTTCTATTCAACTGTTGAGAAATCCAAGCAGCATACGCTGCAGTGGATCTCTTCACACTCGCCGGGCAAAGTGGTTCTTGATTATGCCTGCGGTCAAGGCTCGTTAGCGATGCACGCCGCACGTAGTGGAGCCGACTTGGCCATCGGGCTCGACATCAGCCGCACTTCGATTCTTAATGCCCGTTCCGACGCCAAAGCTGACGGGCTGGAAGGCAACACATTCTTCCTACAAGGCGATTGTGAAGCGACAGGGCTGCCAGACGATAGCGTGGACGTGATGATCTGCTCAGGGATGCTGCATCACCTCAACGTTGAAGAGGCCTTCCCTGAGATGTGTCGGGTTTTGAAACCAGGTGGTGTTTGCTTGGCGATCGAAGCCCTCGATTACAATCCGATCGTCAAAGCTTATCGATTGCTCACGCCTGGTTTGCGAACCGAATGGGAGAAGCACCATATTCTCTCTCACGACGAGCTGCAGCTATCTGAGCATTATTTTGATGTGAAGAACGTCCGCTACTGGCATTTGGCGAGCATTGCTGCTTCGGTACTTCGCAAGACTCCACTTTTCCGCCCTGCCCTTTCGATCGGCAATGCGATTGATGCGGTGATCTTGCGAATCCCGCTAATACGTCGGATGGCTTGGCAATTCAGCTTTGAGCTTCACAAGCCAGCGGTCAGCCAGTCGAAACAGCGACCCACTCAGCCATCATCGAGGCAGGCGGCCTAA
- a CDS encoding polysaccharide biosynthesis tyrosine autokinase gives MTPPQENNEVSTSIAAPSADLVPGLLRFLRIARFRRKVVYSTLCVAVICGGVYYALAPRKYESSAKILIIQHRPDQVASVGDHDSNESTMATQRDLVKSERVLEAAIERLEPEYRVDLVSTPERQRAKELAKGLAVKVTRNTNFIELSYRSRKDVAAAAVVRAVLASYLEFVGSTHQGSAGLQLENLRTEHSQKQKLLSIKQQQLQELSHRVGHLDVNSEDGVIDPIIQRALMLNQALLTAQERRLELTSVMTTVKAARERGEDITQHLAGVETVVGREMLLAGLGMSRQDHQVLADHQRRLLAAQNELHEASSYEGPNHPRIIQLKEEIQSVEQFLENYHVNVSKRFGDSSSRELGPVVERMLTQSVQQAIDREKQIEVSYLQARDEASRHRGSLYMLEGLDREIQRLETQIDNLAVAISDVDFQKAQAPIRVEVVSDPRPEPIPVSPLLRNVIVMTLLGGLAVGGLLVYVQDLLDDRFSSPEELTALLNVPVLSIVRTLNPLSGEGLASVQTHALPHAVETEAFRTLRTSLTLNGQSTDRMLISSTEPGDGKTTVSSNLAVSFAQAGKRTLVIDADLRKPGMTALLDLKGQRGVADILAEDTSIEQTVIEVVQHTENELLDVIPAGLRRPNPAELLSSRQFAELLAWADSQYDQVIVDCPPVLAVSDAQIVAQLVDGAVLVVRPEKNHRRLVMRAVESFAASGSNVFGIVANGLSEEAAGYGYGYGYGYGYGHEESLDESEEPSLPAETFSFTPPSPESIPPVATTVPLPPRAPELSKSSPSPTPLIKPRRAA, from the coding sequence ATGACTCCCCCGCAAGAAAACAACGAAGTCAGCACCTCGATTGCGGCCCCGTCCGCAGACTTGGTGCCAGGTCTCTTGCGATTTCTGCGCATCGCTAGGTTTCGTCGCAAGGTGGTTTACAGCACTCTCTGTGTCGCTGTCATCTGTGGCGGAGTCTACTACGCGCTCGCACCACGAAAGTACGAATCATCAGCCAAGATATTGATTATCCAGCATCGGCCTGACCAAGTTGCTTCTGTCGGCGATCACGACAGCAACGAGTCAACAATGGCTACCCAGCGCGATCTCGTGAAAAGCGAGCGTGTGTTGGAAGCTGCGATCGAACGGCTCGAACCCGAATACCGGGTTGATCTGGTTAGTACACCCGAACGACAACGTGCAAAAGAACTAGCAAAAGGTTTGGCGGTCAAAGTCACCCGGAATACGAACTTCATCGAACTAAGCTATCGTTCCCGAAAAGATGTCGCCGCAGCAGCAGTCGTCCGAGCGGTTCTGGCCTCGTATCTCGAGTTCGTTGGCAGCACTCACCAAGGTTCTGCGGGGCTGCAGCTCGAGAACCTGCGTACCGAGCATAGCCAGAAGCAGAAGCTTCTAAGTATCAAACAGCAACAGCTTCAAGAGCTGAGCCATCGGGTAGGGCATCTCGATGTAAATAGCGAAGATGGAGTGATCGACCCCATCATTCAGCGTGCTCTAATGCTCAACCAAGCACTCCTGACGGCCCAGGAGCGGCGGCTCGAGTTGACTTCGGTCATGACCACCGTGAAAGCGGCCCGCGAACGCGGTGAAGACATCACCCAGCATCTTGCCGGCGTCGAAACCGTGGTTGGTCGTGAAATGCTTCTCGCTGGACTAGGAATGAGCCGACAAGACCACCAAGTCTTGGCCGACCACCAACGTCGCCTACTCGCCGCGCAAAACGAGCTGCATGAAGCCTCTTCTTACGAGGGACCGAACCACCCACGCATCATCCAACTAAAAGAGGAAATACAGAGCGTCGAACAGTTCCTTGAGAACTATCACGTCAACGTGAGTAAACGATTCGGCGACTCCAGCAGTCGCGAGCTTGGGCCTGTTGTCGAACGCATGCTAACGCAATCGGTTCAGCAAGCGATCGACCGCGAAAAACAGATCGAGGTTTCTTATCTTCAAGCACGGGACGAAGCCTCTCGTCATCGAGGCTCGCTCTACATGCTGGAAGGCCTGGATCGCGAGATCCAGCGGCTTGAGACGCAAATCGACAACCTTGCAGTTGCAATTTCAGACGTCGATTTCCAGAAAGCTCAAGCACCGATCCGCGTCGAAGTTGTAAGCGACCCGCGACCGGAGCCAATCCCTGTCTCACCGCTGCTGCGGAACGTGATCGTCATGACGTTGCTTGGTGGTCTGGCCGTCGGCGGACTACTGGTGTACGTGCAAGACTTGCTTGACGACCGATTCAGCTCGCCCGAAGAACTGACCGCGCTGCTAAACGTTCCCGTCCTGTCGATTGTTCGCACGCTCAACCCACTTTCCGGTGAGGGCCTCGCCTCCGTACAAACGCACGCCTTACCTCATGCTGTCGAGACAGAAGCGTTCCGCACGCTCCGAACTTCACTCACTCTGAACGGTCAATCGACCGATCGAATGTTGATCTCCAGCACCGAGCCTGGCGACGGAAAGACGACCGTCTCCTCGAACCTGGCCGTTTCATTTGCTCAGGCAGGTAAACGGACCTTGGTGATTGATGCAGACCTTCGCAAACCGGGCATGACAGCGCTACTTGATCTCAAAGGTCAACGCGGCGTAGCAGATATTTTGGCTGAGGACACTTCCATTGAGCAGACGGTCATTGAAGTCGTCCAGCATACGGAAAACGAACTGTTAGACGTCATCCCCGCCGGCCTTCGCCGACCAAACCCTGCTGAACTGCTCAGCAGCCGCCAATTCGCGGAACTCTTAGCCTGGGCCGACTCGCAATACGATCAAGTGATCGTCGACTGCCCGCCCGTGCTGGCCGTGAGCGATGCCCAAATCGTCGCCCAATTAGTCGACGGTGCAGTACTCGTAGTGCGCCCCGAAAAGAACCACCGCCGACTCGTCATGCGTGCCGTCGAGAGCTTTGCCGCGAGCGGCAGTAACGTCTTCGGAATCGTCGCCAACGGGCTTTCCGAGGAGGCGGCCGGTTATGGCTACGGATACGGGTATGGCTACGGATATGGGCATGAGGAGTCTCTCGACGAGTCAGAGGAGCCGAGCCTACCAGCCGAGACCTTCTCGTTCACCCCGCCGAGTCCTGAATCAATACCACCTGTCGCCACAACGGTTCCGCTACCCCCTAGGGCTCCTGAATTGAGCAAGAGTAGCCCGTCGCCTACGCCACTTATCAAACCTCGACGTGCTGCCTAA
- a CDS encoding O-antigen ligase family protein, with product MSQWNRTNSSHPQPGGTLGDFCLKTVDWGLAAVSLIVPLAFGGNHHFGRLLLVTITCAVAIAWFTRQAFTHADRARSVPGLWLFGLATLVVGLQLVQLPTSWIASLSPRISELLPMWSPGGLNGIGLGKWQTLSLAPDSSRIALVMMLTYGLLFTVASQRLVELGDLRKRLYWLAGGAALAASIGLLQKFGSNGLFLWFYERPGFLDDFDLRGTFGNRNHLGHFLVLALGPLLALTIAHLLDREASKTKPTSFQPQTLQKTLSDIGWQTFVLGGATLLVAFTALLTLSRGAMITVAFVSCLTLLACWVRGLLTSRTVGTLGGFALGIFALLTVYGYEKVAHRLDDLTVTSLEQLDKDGGRRSIWAANVGAIKQGGWFGSGTGSHSRIYHAYLKKSQRDLYVYAENGYLQVLTENGFLGGFLLVLALAVGLRWAFVAIYFAPSNQSYLLAVGVVASLAASLLQSTWDFVWYNPACFAATLFLLAVLARLAAEGSPRRSAYDKAPLDSFRWVTPIGVTALGAALVFSMIGPGIGALHWDSYLLASRARERLSHARLAKPHSEYDPESERAELTEKSVLYERMLTHLRAAVRWHPGNADAHLMLATRAKTAFMLESMKAQNAMPVLEIRDAALGRFASPQELKEWLVVAFGEHSQMLYEANHHAQRAATLSPLLGKAYLHLADLCFLRTDRPDVIDACVAQALLTQPQSGDVLFSAGQQKLVQGETAKAFEFWQDAFQDEGIHQQRIIQLLAAQLPAPAFLEMFQPKWDTLRPLWTHYRASARTAEELIAITEYAVAQAKREMPSLSREAAGSLWLRLATMQIETHQAEAALQSLATAVRVTPENYGTRRLLGLTLAEAGRIEEAETHLDWCLIRRPRDESVKQTIQAISKARLAALRSENRETSLTPTSFQ from the coding sequence ATGTCCCAATGGAACCGAACCAATTCGTCGCACCCGCAGCCTGGTGGAACCCTAGGGGACTTCTGCCTAAAGACGGTTGATTGGGGCCTAGCGGCAGTTTCGTTGATCGTCCCGTTGGCGTTCGGCGGAAATCATCACTTTGGGCGACTGCTTCTTGTCACAATTACTTGCGCCGTGGCAATCGCTTGGTTCACTAGGCAGGCTTTTACCCACGCCGACCGTGCTCGATCCGTACCGGGTCTCTGGTTGTTCGGACTGGCGACCTTGGTGGTGGGACTGCAGTTGGTGCAATTGCCGACGAGCTGGATTGCATCGCTTTCGCCTCGCATTAGCGAACTGCTTCCCATGTGGAGCCCCGGCGGTCTCAATGGGATCGGCCTAGGCAAGTGGCAAACCCTTTCGTTAGCGCCAGACTCAAGTCGTATCGCGCTGGTGATGATGCTGACCTACGGCTTACTGTTTACCGTCGCTTCTCAGCGACTTGTTGAGTTAGGAGATCTCCGCAAACGGCTTTACTGGCTTGCCGGGGGTGCTGCCTTAGCGGCAAGCATTGGATTACTACAAAAGTTTGGCAGCAACGGCTTGTTTCTTTGGTTTTACGAGCGACCTGGCTTTCTCGATGACTTTGATCTCCGAGGCACCTTTGGTAATCGCAATCACCTCGGTCACTTCCTCGTTCTCGCCTTGGGTCCGCTCTTGGCCCTAACGATAGCCCATCTGCTCGACCGCGAGGCATCGAAAACGAAGCCGACAAGTTTTCAGCCCCAGACCCTCCAAAAAACTCTTTCCGACATCGGCTGGCAGACGTTCGTGCTCGGCGGAGCAACTCTGTTGGTCGCGTTTACCGCATTGCTGACACTTTCAAGAGGAGCAATGATCACGGTCGCGTTTGTGAGTTGCTTGACGCTGCTCGCCTGTTGGGTCCGAGGACTGCTAACGTCGCGAACAGTGGGAACTCTCGGAGGATTCGCCCTCGGAATCTTCGCGCTACTGACCGTCTACGGGTACGAAAAAGTTGCCCATCGCCTAGACGACCTAACCGTGACCTCTCTAGAGCAACTCGACAAAGACGGAGGGCGAAGGAGTATTTGGGCCGCCAATGTTGGTGCAATCAAACAAGGCGGCTGGTTCGGTTCGGGTACGGGGAGTCATTCGCGTATCTACCACGCCTACTTGAAGAAGTCGCAGCGCGACCTCTATGTCTATGCAGAGAATGGCTACTTGCAAGTCCTCACGGAAAATGGCTTCCTTGGGGGATTCCTTTTGGTTCTGGCCCTGGCAGTTGGCTTACGCTGGGCTTTTGTGGCTATCTACTTCGCTCCCTCGAATCAGTCTTACTTGCTTGCAGTCGGCGTTGTTGCCAGTTTGGCGGCAAGTCTCTTGCAATCAACTTGGGATTTCGTCTGGTACAACCCGGCTTGTTTCGCAGCGACTCTCTTTCTCCTCGCCGTTCTTGCCAGACTTGCCGCGGAGGGTTCGCCCCGCCGTAGTGCGTATGACAAAGCGCCGCTCGACAGCTTTCGCTGGGTCACACCGATCGGTGTTACCGCTTTGGGAGCCGCGCTTGTTTTCTCAATGATTGGCCCGGGAATTGGCGCCTTGCACTGGGATAGCTACCTGCTTGCTTCGAGGGCACGAGAGAGGCTCTCACACGCCCGACTAGCGAAACCGCATAGCGAGTACGATCCCGAGTCGGAACGAGCCGAACTCACTGAGAAATCAGTACTCTACGAGAGAATGCTCACCCACTTGAGGGCTGCCGTTCGCTGGCATCCGGGCAATGCCGACGCGCACCTGATGCTGGCGACCCGCGCGAAGACGGCATTCATGCTTGAATCGATGAAAGCCCAAAACGCGATGCCCGTCCTAGAGATCCGTGACGCTGCTCTGGGGCGTTTCGCCAGTCCGCAGGAGCTCAAAGAGTGGCTCGTCGTGGCTTTCGGCGAGCATAGCCAGATGCTTTACGAAGCAAATCACCACGCGCAGCGAGCCGCAACCCTAAGTCCCCTCTTGGGAAAGGCCTACCTCCACTTGGCTGATCTCTGCTTCCTACGAACCGACAGACCCGACGTGATTGACGCCTGCGTTGCCCAGGCACTGCTTACTCAGCCTCAGAGCGGTGACGTCCTTTTCTCAGCCGGTCAGCAGAAGCTGGTCCAAGGAGAGACAGCCAAAGCCTTTGAGTTTTGGCAAGACGCTTTTCAGGACGAAGGCATCCATCAGCAACGCATTATTCAATTGCTCGCAGCACAGTTGCCTGCTCCTGCCTTTCTGGAAATGTTCCAGCCAAAATGGGATACGCTTCGCCCGCTCTGGACCCACTATCGTGCTTCAGCTCGTACTGCTGAAGAACTTATAGCCATCACGGAGTATGCAGTCGCTCAGGCAAAGCGTGAGATGCCTTCGCTCTCGCGCGAAGCAGCGGGAAGCCTCTGGTTGCGACTGGCGACCATGCAGATCGAAACCCATCAAGCGGAAGCAGCGCTGCAAAGCCTAGCAACGGCGGTACGAGTTACCCCTGAGAATTACGGCACGCGACGCCTGCTTGGTTTAACCCTTGCCGAGGCAGGTAGAATCGAGGAAGCAGAAACGCATCTCGACTGGTGCCTCATTCGGCGTCCCCGGGACGAAAGCGTGAAACAGACGATTCAAGCGATTTCCAAAGCCCGGCTCGCAGCGCTACGAAGCGAGAACCGCGAGACGAGCTTGACACCAACGTCGTTCCAATAG
- a CDS encoding oligosaccharide flippase family protein gives MPSASGTPETPHDAGMPSLSQAAIRITDRVSGRVLALQSKLGQGRLTRGVATIAMGHAGGYALMLLATPLLTRLYSPSQFGVLATYGSMMSLLGVAICLRFEAAIPLPKTRRAAGRLAQLALLSGLALSVPAVCGIGLALQWFGGDSKLAPLRPYLFPLALNLLAYGLFQILTLWATRDAQFRRLAQLRFTLIVSMVLAQLVFAFLFDAWNGLILGQLVGYSLTCLITLAWLGKRRLPKFSWRGLKAAAATYRRFPQFGVASETLNISQTTVPPLLLASLYGTTCAGWFMLAWRIVGAPLTLLVVPVARVYLSEASRIGPHAPKELRDFFIRTLRKSALVGTPVIALLALSARVLFPWGLGQQWTEAGVYCQILCPLLLMHLFAVSIRPTFDVTHRQDLQFVAAAIGASLMLLGLFLPSYFLGDPLVTIAAMSAAGCLSHLISVSLSWYAIGHPRGAVS, from the coding sequence ATGCCTTCTGCATCAGGTACTCCCGAGACCCCTCACGACGCCGGCATGCCTAGCCTTTCCCAAGCTGCGATTCGAATCACCGACCGAGTCTCAGGTCGTGTGCTAGCATTGCAGTCGAAGCTCGGGCAGGGTCGGCTTACGCGAGGTGTTGCGACAATCGCGATGGGGCACGCTGGCGGCTATGCACTGATGTTGCTGGCAACACCGCTGTTGACGCGGCTGTACTCACCATCGCAATTCGGCGTGCTAGCAACCTATGGCTCGATGATGTCTCTGTTAGGCGTGGCGATCTGTTTGCGTTTTGAGGCCGCTATTCCACTTCCGAAAACCCGCCGAGCTGCTGGCAGGCTCGCTCAGCTAGCACTGCTCTCGGGTTTGGCTTTAAGTGTGCCCGCTGTCTGTGGCATTGGGCTCGCATTGCAGTGGTTCGGTGGGGACTCGAAGCTTGCTCCGCTGCGGCCCTACCTTTTTCCGCTCGCACTCAACCTCTTGGCTTATGGCCTGTTTCAGATCCTCACACTTTGGGCGACTCGTGATGCTCAGTTTCGCAGATTGGCGCAATTGCGTTTTACGCTGATCGTGAGCATGGTTCTTGCTCAGTTGGTTTTCGCGTTTCTATTTGACGCCTGGAATGGCTTGATCCTTGGCCAGTTGGTTGGCTACTCGCTGACGTGTCTGATTACTTTGGCATGGCTTGGTAAACGCCGGTTGCCGAAGTTCTCGTGGCGAGGCCTCAAAGCCGCGGCTGCAACTTACCGGAGATTCCCTCAGTTTGGAGTTGCGTCGGAGACGCTCAACATTTCGCAAACAACGGTGCCGCCTCTGCTACTGGCGAGCCTTTACGGTACCACCTGCGCGGGCTGGTTCATGCTTGCTTGGCGAATCGTTGGCGCGCCGCTCACGCTTTTGGTAGTTCCGGTCGCACGGGTTTATCTCTCAGAAGCATCGAGGATTGGTCCTCACGCGCCGAAGGAGCTACGAGATTTCTTCATTCGTACCCTACGCAAGTCGGCGCTGGTAGGAACTCCTGTGATTGCGCTATTGGCCCTGTCGGCTCGCGTGCTTTTCCCCTGGGGCTTGGGACAACAGTGGACAGAGGCAGGCGTCTATTGCCAGATTCTTTGCCCGCTACTGCTGATGCACTTATTCGCCGTTTCGATCCGTCCCACCTTTGACGTCACCCATCGACAAGATTTGCAGTTTGTGGCTGCCGCCATTGGGGCTTCGCTGATGTTGCTAGGGCTCTTCCTGCCTTCCTATTTCCTGGGCGATCCCCTCGTGACGATTGCTGCGATGAGTGCTGCCGGCTGTTTGTCGCACTTGATCTCCGTCAGCCTCAGTTGGTACGCGATTGGTCATCCGCGGGGGGCCGTTTCGTGA
- a CDS encoding glycosyltransferase family 4 protein has translation MKVWLINSTEPTPADAGAMRLRRTGMIAEQLLKRGHQVDWFTSTFSHFDKEHRYRSDRLVELSEQFRVRYLHVPAYQKNISLQRLKNHYLLGRKLRTVMARETQPDVILCSYPTIEASYTAVKYGRENDVPVVLDIRDLWPDLFVDHAPGSTQKIARSVLAPYFRMSSNACAQATALCGSTDEFVRWGLERGGRGLSDWDRAVPFAYDPPNLSENELQDSRRHWDQEGIGVDPNVPVACFFGTLNRQFDFDSVIDAARRVNAKRHVQFVFCGQGEVLESLRAETAGDKFIKWPGWVNAAQIWALMQHSQFGLAPYLETPNFLSNVANKPIEYLAGGLPIVSSLSRGALHRLVESNEVGISYNGDADRLASQMLALLADTGRHRELVQNARDLFLERYSAEQVYGGFAEHLEAIAGSTADRYYPRPAA, from the coding sequence ATGAAGGTCTGGCTGATCAACAGTACTGAACCAACCCCTGCCGACGCAGGCGCGATGCGTCTTCGACGCACCGGGATGATCGCTGAGCAGTTGCTCAAGCGAGGCCATCAGGTGGATTGGTTTACCTCCACCTTTTCGCATTTTGATAAGGAGCATCGCTATCGCAGTGATAGGCTTGTTGAACTCTCTGAGCAATTTCGAGTTCGCTATCTGCATGTGCCTGCCTACCAGAAGAATATCTCTCTGCAGCGATTGAAGAATCACTATCTCTTGGGTCGCAAGCTACGCACCGTGATGGCTCGAGAAACGCAGCCCGATGTGATTCTTTGCTCGTATCCAACAATTGAAGCGAGCTACACGGCTGTGAAATACGGTCGAGAGAATGACGTGCCTGTTGTGCTTGATATCCGTGACCTTTGGCCTGATCTGTTCGTGGACCATGCTCCCGGCTCAACGCAAAAGATCGCCCGTAGTGTTCTTGCGCCGTACTTCCGTATGTCGAGTAATGCCTGTGCGCAGGCAACCGCGCTGTGCGGTAGCACTGACGAGTTCGTCCGCTGGGGCCTCGAACGAGGTGGGCGGGGCCTTAGTGATTGGGACCGTGCTGTTCCGTTCGCTTACGACCCACCGAACTTGAGCGAAAACGAGTTGCAAGATTCACGTCGCCATTGGGATCAAGAAGGGATCGGAGTCGACCCAAACGTGCCGGTCGCCTGCTTCTTCGGAACACTCAATCGACAGTTCGACTTCGATTCGGTCATCGACGCAGCTCGGCGAGTGAATGCGAAACGTCACGTCCAGTTCGTCTTCTGTGGACAGGGTGAGGTCCTTGAAAGCTTGCGGGCCGAGACGGCTGGCGACAAGTTCATCAAATGGCCGGGTTGGGTCAATGCAGCCCAAATTTGGGCACTGATGCAGCACTCACAGTTTGGCTTGGCACCCTATCTGGAAACGCCCAATTTCCTGAGCAACGTCGCTAACAAACCGATTGAGTATCTCGCCGGAGGGCTACCGATCGTCAGTAGTCTGTCGCGAGGTGCGCTGCATCGGCTCGTCGAATCCAACGAGGTGGGAATCAGCTACAACGGCGACGCGGACCGCCTTGCTTCCCAGATGCTAGCCCTGCTAGCCGATACTGGGCGGCACCGAGAACTGGTGCAGAATGCTCGCGATCTTTTCCTAGAAAGATACTCAGCCGAGCAGGTTTATGGGGGCTTCGCAGAGCACTTGGAAGCTATTGCGGGCAGCACGGCTGATCGGTACTATCCCCGCCCGGCAGCATGA